The window CTAACGCTTAATTTGACATCTGGCTGAAGCGCCCATAACTTTTCAACATCTATACCAGGAATTGATATCGTAACTATCCCTTGCCTATCACCTCTTTTGATCAATTTGCCGACATCGGAATAAATTAAAATCACAAGATAACCCAGCTCATTTTTCCCGAATGCAACTTTAAAACCACTCACAGGTAAAAGCGGGGTTACATCAAACTTCAAACGCTCAAAATTTGGCAATGCTTTAACTTTCAAAGAGATTTGCACACCTTTCACATCAACAGAATTGCTCAATCTAACCCTTATGATAGAACCTTTATCCCCTGGGTTAAAAATCTCAAAATCAACATGCAAAATCCCATCGTTAATCTTTTTCAAAGTTGCAAAACCTTTAACTGTGTCATCATCGCCGTAAAATTTATACGCGGGTTTTCCAGCTATTGCTGGAATCGCATAACTTGGCCAAGTCACATCTATCACAGCATCCTGCAAAGTCGCAAGGTCCATTTGATCAATCACCCCATCACCCGTCTCAACATCAGCAGAAGTCCTATCGGAATTGTCAGCATCAGTTCCATTATAACCATCCCCTTCATAAAAAGGTCTTGAACCATTTGGATCATTAACAGTAACCGCTCCCCAATTCTCTATCACAACATCAGCAAGCCCAGTTATATCAGCAATGTCAATCCCCCCATCCCAATTTATATCACCATATTTTCTCCAGTCAGAATAACCACTTGGCAAAAAACTTGGCGGTTGCTCAATAAATAAACTTGACGAATGAACATTCAAATTTATTGTTCCATCCCCAGCTGGCATACTGGACAACGTAAGCAATGAAGCATCACGAATCACCGCATCAGAAACTGTATTATTCACCAAACTTATAGCATTCAGATAATCACCATCTGAACCGGGCGAATCAAAATGAACCCTCGCAACAACATATTGAGCTACCGAATTCCCCTGATCCTTCAAAATCACACTCGCTGAATTCCCATAAATTAAAACCCTTATACCATTTGGAATTGGTGTCTTATTTATTGAAAAAGCGGTTGATATGGAAGGTGCAAGTGTAACATCAGTTATCGTAACAACGGAACTTGTCACATCAAAACTCCACCCCCAAACCCCGTGTGTTTTACCTGGATTTCCATCGTTCCAATCAAGCCGAATATAAGCAATATTTCCAGTTGCCCCCGTCTCAACATAAATATCACTAACAGTAAACCCAACTGCAAGATACGCCGATATAAAGTCAAAAATTGTCCCTCCAATTCCGAATTCCGAAAATCCAGACAACCCAGCTCTACGAACAACAACCTCAGTTGGTGTCCCACCTCCTGCGACATGCGTCCCTTGAAGTGTCCACGACCCACCGCTTGACCTCTTCAAAACCCTCAACCTCGTCGGATCGCTCGTACCACTAAAACCATGCGCCTCAATCTCAATATCATAAACTCCTCCACTTAATCCCCCCGACGGCTCAACGCTCCAATAACCACCTGACCAAACATTAACAATTTGAACCCCACCATCATCCAAAGGCAAACCACTCGTCCCGGGGTTAACACCATTAAAATAAACGCTCAAATTTCCAGACGATGGAGCTGTTGTAAATGTCACCTTAACCCCACGGTAATACTCATTACTTCCAACTAAAACGCTTATCGGAAAAACAAAATCACCAGTTCCAACAACTCTTCTGATTAACCTCCCAGTCCCGTTTTGAACAATAGAATTCACAGGTGAATAAGTCCCAATTGAACCCAAAACAGTTAAATCATTTGCCCCAAGATAAATCTTTCCAGATTGGATTGATAACACCCCAGAAACAGTTATTGGGCTATTTAAAACTATTGAACCACCACCAGATTTATTTAAATTCCCAAAATTAACGCTCCCAGTTATAACTTGAAAACCGCCAACAAATTCAAAATTAGAATTAACATCGCAAGTCATCGTTCCCGAATTCGTAAGGTCAGAGAAAAGCTCAAACTTCGCTCCAGAGCCAATCACAACAGTTGCTCCCGAACTGACATTTAAACTCCCCATCTTCACAACAACACCAGAACCAGCACTTACATATGTCCCAGACATAACAACGACATCTTGCGAATGTAAAGATAAAACCGAAACCAATGTGAAAAATATCAAAAGTCGCAAATATATCACTGCTTGGGACTAAATCTTTTTTGAATTTCATCTGTTCAGCGAGACATAGTAAATATACCGAGTTGCAGTAATAGCATTTAAATTTACAGTCGCTGGCAAGACAACTCCGCCACCGGTAGATATATAACCAGTTCTAAACATTGCGCCCGCTACTCCAAGGTTTGCGCCCGCAATAACCCCTGTCGTTGAATTCCAAGTAACAGCAACATAATACTGACCTGGATTAAGAGTCCTGTTTGCTTGCTGAGGGACAATAATTTTAACACCAGCAGTTGTAGTCAAAGAGCCAGCACCACCATTTAAAACAAGATTACCATTTGAATCATAAATCCCAACATCACCAGTAGCTCCGAGTGCAGTTGTCACCCTTAACCTTATCTGATTTACCGTTATTCTCGCAGGTATATAAATCGGCGAAATTAAAATCGCTCCTACCGTTGGCTTTGCAGCTGTTGCTGCAATTGGACCCCAAACTGTTGAAGCTACATCCATCTCAGGTATTGCCCAAGCTGGACCCGAAGCCGTCCAAGTTAAAACCTGACCTTCAGTTCCAGCACCGCTTGTTAAAAGAAAACCATCATCATCCGATAAAACAACCTGTGGCAATCCACCTGTTGCAACGGTCCTTATGGAAACAGGACC is drawn from Candidatus Thermokryptus mobilis and contains these coding sequences:
- a CDS encoding FlgD immunoglobulin-like domain containing protein, yielding MRLLIFFTLVSVLSLHSQDVVVMSGTYVSAGSGVVVKMGSLNVSSGATVVIGSGAKFELFSDLTNSGTMTCDVNSNFEFVGGFQVITGSVNFGNLNKSGGGSIVLNSPITVSGVLSIQSGKIYLGANDLTVLGSIGTYSPVNSIVQNGTGRLIRRVVGTGDFVFPISVLVGSNEYYRGVKVTFTTAPSSGNLSVYFNGVNPGTSGLPLDDGGVQIVNVWSGGYWSVEPSGGLSGGVYDIEIEAHGFSGTSDPTRLRVLKRSSGGSWTLQGTHVAGGGTPTEVVVRRAGLSGFSEFGIGGTIFDFISAYLAVGFTVSDIYVETGATGNIAYIRLDWNDGNPGKTHGVWGWSFDVTSSVVTITDVTLAPSISTAFSINKTPIPNGIRVLIYGNSASVILKDQGNSVAQYVVARVHFDSPGSDGDYLNAISLVNNTVSDAVIRDASLLTLSSMPAGDGTINLNVHSSSLFIEQPPSFLPSGYSDWRKYGDINWDGGIDIADITGLADVVIENWGAVTVNDPNGSRPFYEGDGYNGTDADNSDRTSADVETGDGVIDQMDLATLQDAVIDVTWPSYAIPAIAGKPAYKFYGDDDTVKGFATLKKINDGILHVDFEIFNPGDKGSIIRVRLSNSVDVKGVQISLKVKALPNFERLKFDVTPLLPVSGFKVAFGKNELGYLVILIYSDVGKLIKRGDRQGIVTISIPGIDVEKLWALQPDVKLSVRNLSYNASIDVRDANYIEIPKSYMLYQNYPNPFNPGTRIEFDVPEFSNVKLIVWNSLGQRVRELVNGQVDPARHVVYWDGKDESGVRVSSGVYFVTMYARSLEDEKREFTMTRKMILMK